The following are from one region of the Vulpes vulpes isolate BD-2025 chromosome 14, VulVul3, whole genome shotgun sequence genome:
- the LOC112923316 gene encoding LOW QUALITY PROTEIN: proteasome subunit alpha type-1 (The sequence of the model RefSeq protein was modified relative to this genomic sequence to represent the inferred CDS: inserted 1 base in 1 codon), protein MFRNQYDNDVTVWSPQGRIHQIEYAMEAVKQGSATVGLKSKTHAVLVALKRAQSELAAHQKKILHVDNHIGISIAGLTADARLLCNFMRQECLDSRFVFDRPLPVSRLVSLIGSKTQIPTQRYGRRPYGVGLLIAGYDDMGPHXFQTCPSANYFDCRAMSIGARSQSARTYLERHMSGFMECNLNELVKHGLRALRETLPAEQDLTTKNVSIGIVGKDLEFTIYDDDDVSPFLEGLEERPQRKAQPAQPADEPAEKADEPMEH, encoded by the exons ATGTTCCGCAACCAGTATGACAATGACGTCACTGTTTGGAGCCCTCAGGGCAGGATTCATCAAATTGAATATGCAATGGAAGCTGTCAAACAAGGTTCAGCTACAGTTGGTCTGAAATCAAAAACCCATGCAGTGTTGGTTGCATTGAAGAGAGCACAGTCAGAGCTTGCGGctcatcagaagaaaattcttcatGTTGATAACCATATTGGTATCTCAATCGCGGGACTTACTGCTGATGCTAGACTGTTATGTAATTTTATGCGCCAGGAGTGTTTGGATTCCAGATTTGTATTTGACagacctcttcctgtgtctcgTCTTGTATCTCTAATTGGAAGCAAGACCCAGATACCAACACAACGTTATGGCCGGAGACCATATGGTGTTGGACTGCTTATTGCTGGTTATGATGATATGGGCCCTC ATTTCCAAACCTGTCCATCTGCCAACTATTTTGACTGTAGAGCCATGTCCATTGGAGCCCGTTCTCAATCAGCTCGTACTTACTTGGAGAGACATATGTCTGGGTTTATGGAGTGCAATTTGAATGAACTGGTTAAACATGGTCTGCGTGCCTTACGAGAGACACTTCCTGCAGAACAGGACCTAACTACAAAGAATGTTTCCATTGGAATTGTTGGTAAAGACTTGGAGTTTACgatttatgatgatgatgatgtatctCCTTTCCTGGAAGGTCTTGAAGAAAGACCCCAGAGAAAGGCACAGCCTGCTCAACCTGCTGATGAACCTGCAGAAAAGGCTGATGAACCAATGGAGCATTAA